From Amphiprion ocellaris isolate individual 3 ecotype Okinawa chromosome 2, ASM2253959v1, whole genome shotgun sequence, a single genomic window includes:
- the fh gene encoding fumarate hydratase, mitochondrial has protein sequence MFRSLRHVRQFNCNLLTSQRLGVNSKLRISTSTMSASEFRVERDTFGELKVPADRYYGAQTVRSTMNFKIGGPSERMPLPVIKAFGILKKAAAEVNKDYGLDPKIADAIVQAADEVAAGKLDDHFPLVVWQTGSGTQTNMNVNEVISNRAIEILGGKLGSKDPVHPNDHVNKSQSSNDTFPTAMHIAAATEVHQVLLPGLQTLHDALATKAEEFKDIIKIGRTHTQDAVPLSLGQEFSGYVQQVKYSIERVKAAMPRVYELAAGGTAVGTGLNTRIGFAEKVASTVASLTGLPFVTAPNKFEALAAHDALVELSGALNTVAVSMMKIANDIRFLGSGPRSGLGELILPENEPGSSIMPGKVNPTQCEAMTMVAAQVMGNHVAVTIGGSNGHFELNVFKPMMVKNVLNSARLLGDASVSFTNNCVVGIEANTERINKLMNESLMLVTALNPHIGYDKAATIAKTAHKKGSTLKAVAVELGYLTEEQFDQWVKPSDMLGPK, from the coding sequence ATGTTTCGGTCTTTGAGACACGTCCGGCAGTTTAACTGCAACCTCCTGACTTCACAAAGACTCGGAGTGAACTCCAAACTCCGCATCTCCACGTCCACGATGTCCGCCTCCGAGTTCAGGGTCGAGCGGGACACGTTCGGGGAGCTAAAGGTCCCCGCTGACAGGTACTACGGAGCTCAGACTGTCAGATCCACCATGAACTTCAAGATCGGGGGACCCAGCGAGAGGATGCCGCTGCCGGTCATCAAGGCGTTCGGGATCCTGAAGAAAGCAGCCGCGGAGGTGAACAAAGACTACGGCCTGGACCCAAAGATAGCAGACGCTATCGTCCAGGCTGCAGACGAGGTTGCAGCAGGTAAACTGGACGATCATTTCCCTCTGGTGGTGTGGCAGACCGGCTCAGGAACCCAGACCAACATGAACGTCAATGAGGTGATCAGCAACAGAGCCATCGAGATCCTGGGAGGCAAACTGGGCTCCAAGGATCCGGTCCACCCCAACGACCACGTCAACAAGAGCCAGAGCTCCAACGACACCTTCCCCACCGCCATGCACATCGCCGCCGCCACAGAGGTCCACCAGGTCCTGCTGCCCGGCCTCCAGACCCTCCACGATGCTCTGGCCACCAAAGCCGAAGAGTTCAAGGACATCATCAAGATTGGGCGAACCCACACTCAGGATGCCGTCCCACTGTCACTGGGGCAGGAGTTTAGTGGCTACGTCCAGCAGGTCAAGTACAGCATCGAGAGAGTGAAGGCCGCCATGCCCAGGGTGTACGAGCTGGCAGCAGGAGGAACCGCCGTTGGGACGGGACTCAACACCCGCATTGGGTTTGCCGAGAAGGTCGCTTCTACAGTCGCTTCCCTCACAGGTCTTCCCTTCGTCACAGCACCCAACAAGTTCGAAGCTCTGGCTGCTCACGATGCCCTGGTGGAGCTGAGCGGGGCCCTGAACACGGTGGCCGTCAGCATGATGAAGATCGCCAACGACATCCGCTTCTTGGGGTCAGGACCTCGCTCCGGCCTCGGGGAGCTCATCCTACCCGAGAACGAACCGGGCAGCAGCATCATGCCGGGGAAAGTGAATCCGACCCAGTGCGAGGCCATGACCATGGTGGCGGCCCAGGTGATGGGGAACCACGTGGCTGTGACCATCGGAGGCAGCAACGGACACTTTGAGCTCAACGTCTTTAAGCCCATGATGGTGAAGAACGTGCTGAACTCGGCGCGGCTGCTCGGCGACGCCTCCGTCTCCTTCACCAATAACTGTGTTGTGGGCATCGAAGCCAACACCGAGAGGATCAACAAGCTCATGAACGAGTCGCTCATGCTGGTCACCGCCCTCAACCCGCACATCGGCTACGACAAGGCTGCCACCATCGCCAAGACGGCCCACAAGAAGGGCTCCACGCTGAAGGCCGTGGCCGTGGAGCTCGGATACCTGACCGAGGAGCAGTTCGACCAGTGGGTGAAGCCGAGCGACATGCTGGGGCCAAAGTGA